Proteins co-encoded in one Metabacillus sp. KUDC1714 genomic window:
- a CDS encoding thiolase family protein, whose product MHPNEVVIVSALITPIDLFGGSLKNISAVQLGSIVIKAVIEQAGIHGDQIEQRL is encoded by the coding sequence ATGCATCCAAATGAAGTAGTGATTGTAAGCGCTTTAATAACTCCGATTGATCTTTTTGGAGGAAGTTTAAAAAACATTAGTGCAGTTCAGTTAGGGTCAATCGTTATTAAAGCTGTGATAGAGCAAGCGGGAATTCATGGAGATCAAATAGAGCAACGATTATAG
- a CDS encoding LysR family transcriptional regulator: MELKDLRYFTEVANYGSFTKAAANTYISQPTLSKSIKKLESELKVELFERSTRKLMLTDAGEIVYKQAIKILGATDELSTLLDDLMNLPTGDIKIGIPPLIGTLFFPTIAKNFGILYPEVSLELIELGAKRIEHLVDQGEVDIGIIVLPSDKTKFNTLPFIKEQFMLYTYKEHILAEKKAVELLQLAEENFILFNREFALHELIINHCQKAGFYPNIVYESSQWDLITELVRSELGITLLPKSIFAKMDQNAIKMIPLSSPPMWELGIITKKDRYQSFAVRSLLQFITEEFSGTKEQAP; the protein is encoded by the coding sequence TTGGAATTGAAGGATCTACGATATTTTACTGAAGTAGCAAATTACGGTAGCTTTACAAAAGCAGCTGCAAATACCTATATATCTCAGCCAACATTGAGTAAATCGATTAAAAAATTAGAGTCTGAGCTCAAAGTAGAGTTATTTGAGCGCTCTACACGTAAATTAATGCTGACCGATGCTGGAGAAATTGTTTATAAACAAGCTATTAAAATATTAGGTGCGACGGATGAACTCTCTACATTACTAGATGATTTAATGAATTTGCCAACTGGCGATATTAAAATAGGTATCCCTCCTTTAATTGGGACGCTATTTTTTCCAACAATAGCGAAAAACTTTGGAATCCTTTATCCAGAGGTTTCATTAGAATTAATCGAGCTTGGGGCAAAGAGGATTGAACATTTAGTAGATCAAGGGGAAGTCGATATAGGGATTATTGTATTACCCTCAGATAAAACTAAATTTAATACCCTACCTTTTATAAAAGAACAATTTATGCTTTATACATATAAAGAGCATATTTTGGCAGAAAAAAAGGCAGTCGAGCTCCTACAATTGGCGGAAGAAAACTTTATTCTGTTTAATCGAGAATTTGCATTACATGAACTAATCATTAATCATTGCCAAAAAGCTGGATTTTACCCAAACATCGTATATGAGAGCTCCCAATGGGATTTAATAACTGAACTCGTTAGATCTGAATTAGGTATTACTCTTTTACCTAAATCTATATTTGCAAAGATGGATCAAAACGCAATTAAAATGATTCCACTATCATCTCCACCTATGTGGGAACTTGGAATAATTACAAAAAAGGACCGGTACCAATCATTTGCAGTAAGGTCACTTCTACAGTTTATTACAGAAGAATTTTCAGGAACAAAAGAGCAAGCGCCTTGA
- a CDS encoding YesL family protein: MIENRLFNTLTTIVDYFILNLLWVLTSIPLFTFFPATAAMFGVIRKRQLQKDSQGIIKDFFTMFNENFKQSLVISIYWGLVATFLYFDYIVIHPNSSIIHLILYIVLIIGVVLFCSISIYLFPTMVHFELSWKVVIRNAFFFSLMNPILTIVLLLIAAIGLAIIYTYPAMIFIVGSPLAYMIYYMSQMFFNQVVMKKEMD, from the coding sequence ATGATTGAGAATAGACTATTTAATACGTTAACTACAATTGTTGATTATTTTATATTAAATTTATTATGGGTGTTAACCTCAATCCCCCTATTTACGTTTTTTCCAGCAACTGCTGCAATGTTTGGTGTGATCCGAAAACGACAGCTACAAAAGGATTCTCAAGGAATTATAAAAGATTTCTTTACCATGTTTAATGAAAATTTTAAACAAAGCTTGGTTATCTCGATCTATTGGGGTTTAGTAGCCACTTTTTTATATTTTGATTATATAGTTATTCATCCTAATAGCTCAATCATCCATCTTATCCTTTATATCGTCTTAATAATAGGTGTCGTCTTGTTTTGTTCCATCTCTATTTATCTATTTCCCACAATGGTCCATTTTGAATTAAGCTGGAAAGTAGTTATAAGAAATGCTTTCTTCTTTTCGCTTATGAATCCGATCCTAACGATTGTTTTATTACTAATTGCAGCAATAGGTTTGGCAATTATATATACGTATCCAGCGATGATATTTATTGTAGGTAGTCCGTTAGCGTATATGATTTATTACATGAGTCAGATGTTTTTTAATCAAGTTGTGATGAAGAAGGAAATGGATTAG